The genomic segment GAATTTGGTTGATGCACCCCGATCGGTTCCACGATGACGTCATCCTGAGGCCGGCCAGACTGTAATCAGCGTCTGCGCAAGTGGTTGCAGGCCGAAGGATCTATCATCGCGGCAGCACGAGATTCGGGGAAACGCACCAATCCTTCACCCGGACCTGGTATCACCCGCGATGGCCGGCATCGGTCCGGGCGGGCAAACCCGCGGCAACAACGACGAAAAGCCTCGCAAACCGCGCGAGGCTTCAACTGCATCCGGGCGATGTGACGGCGCGAATCTCGATGCCGCAGCCTGCGCAGCAGGCTTCCCAATGTTCGAGCCGCGGGTTTACCCGCCTGTCGGATGTCGGCCCGTCGCGATCTCCGCCCTCACTCGATCTTCTCCCGCCACGCGAGCACCTCCGGATCCGCCTTCGGGAACTGCGGGTCCATCCGCCGCAACGCGCGGACGACGGTGCGGGCGACCAGGTAGTCGCGCACGCGCTTGTCGTCGGCGGGAACGATGAACCACGGCGCCCACGGCGTGCTGCAGCGCGAGATCACGTCGGCGTAGGCGCGGCTGTACTCGCGCCACTTCGCGCGCGCGTCCAGGTCGCCGGGGCGGAACTTCCAGTTCTTCGCCGGATCGTCCAGCCGCTCCAGGAAGCGCTTCTTCTGCTCGTCCCTCGACACGTGCAGGAAGAACTTGAGGATGGTGATGCCGTTCTCCGCCAGCATCCGCTCGAAGTCGTTGATCTGCCGGAAGCGCCTCTTCCACACCTTCGGGGGGACGAGCTCCTGCACGCGCGGCACCAGCACGTCCTCGTAGTGCGAGCGGTTGAAGATGCCGATGTAGCCCTTCTGCGGGACGAAGTTGTGCACGCGCCAGAGGTAGTCGTGCGCCAGCTCGTCCTCCGATGGCGCCTTGAAGCTCTGCACGTACGACCCCTGCGGATTGAGCGGGCCGAACACGCGCTTGATGGCGCCGTCCTTTCCGCCCGCGTCGCGCGCCTGGAAGACGACCAGGAGCGCGCGCTTCGCCTCGGCGTAGAGCGCGGCCTGGTAGCGCTCGAGCCGCTCGCCCAGCTGCCGCGTCTTCTCCTCCAGCACATCGTCGTCGGGCAGCCCGTCGGGGCGCGCGGCCTCGGCGTCGCGCAGGCGGATGCGCTCGCGCTGCTTCACCGGCTTCAGCTTCATCCCGTCCTCACGACAAGGGTGGACTCGCCGCCGGCGGGGCCAGCGCCTCGGGCGGCGGGACGTGCGTGGTGAGGCAGAACACCGCCGCATCGGCGGGGACGTACCACGGCAGCGCGGCGCAGACCGTCACCCCCAGCACGTACGCGAGCCGCCGGAAGCGCCCGGCCTGGCGAGGGCCCATCCACCGCCCGGCCAGCCGGGCGAGGTCGTAGGCGACGTTCGCGACGGCCAGGTAGCCCACGAGCTGGATCGCCTGGCCCACCAGCGCGAAGATGGAGAGCTCCACGTCCGTCCCCAGCGCCCACGGATCGCAGAGCGACAGCGCGACGTGGTAAGCGATCCACGCTCCCACCCCGCTGATCGCCACGATCTTCGTGAACCGCCGCTGCCGTGGGCTCCACAACGCCAGCGGCTCGGCGTGCGGATCGGCGATCCCGCCGGCGGGGGCCTCGGCGCCCATCACGCGGTGGCGTAGACGCCGAGCTCGGCCGTTTCGCCCGCGGGCATCGCCGCTTCCCGGCTCTTCAGCGCCTCCTCGGCGGCGGCGTCGACCTCGGCGGTGACCTCGGCCTCGATGCGCTCCAGCACGTCGCGGCCGACGCCCTCGCCCTCCAGCCACGCCTCGAACATCCCCACCGGGTCGCGCTTCCCCCAATCGCGGAAGGTTTCGGGGGGGAAGAGGCTGCGGGCCTCGCGCTCGTCGTGCGTGGCGTGGCCGCCCATGCGGAAGGTGTCGGTGACCAGGAGTGTGGCGCCCTCGCCGGCGCGCGCGCGGTCGGCGGCCAGGCGCGCGGCGGCGAACGCGTCGAGCACGTGGTTGCCGTCGAATCGCCCGCCGGCCACGCCGTACATCGCCGGCCAGTCGTCGAACGCGCCGGCGGAGTGCACGCCCACCCTCGTCCCCAGCGCCACCTGGTTGTTCTGGATGATGAAGATCACCGGCAGCCGCTTCACGCCGGCGAAGTTGATGGCCTCGTGGATCCCCGCGTTCTTGGTGGAGCCGTCGCCGATCCAGGTCATCCCCACGCGGTCCTGCCCGCGCTGCAGGAAGGAGAGCGCGACGCCGGCGATCACCGGCGGCACGTCGCCGATGTTGGAGATGGGCGGGAGGACGCCGTACTCCAGGTCACCCACGTGCAGGTCGCGGCCGCCGCTGGGGCTGTCGGAGGTGCCCAGGTAGGTGCGGAAGATCTCGGCGACGGGCATCCCCATCTCGTGGCAGGCGCCCGCGTTGCGGATCATGGGGGCCACGACGTCGCGGTCCTCGCCGGTGCGCCGCAGCGCGTGCACGGGGCCGATGGTCACCGCCTCCTCGCCCACGCCCAGCCAGGCCTTGGAGATCACCCCGTTCTTCACCCAGCGCTTGAGCGCCACGTCGTGCAGCCGGTTGCGCAGCAGGCCGGCGTAGATGGCCAGCAGCGCGTCCTGGTCCAGCGCGCGGATCACCTCGCGGCGCGCGGGGTCGGCGTCGATCCGCTCGCGGTACTGGCGGAGGAGGTCGGGATCGGGGGTCCAGTCCAGGTACTCGGGCGGGTCGTAGGCGGCGAAGCGCTTCATCACAAGCAACGGCAGGCGGTTCAAGGAGATGGGATGCACCGGAGCATACCGCGGCGCCGGGGGATGGCGCAATGGCGGGTGCGCGTGCCGGATATCGGGACGGGCGTGATCCGTACGGGCGGGTAAACCCGCGGGCTGGAACATTGGGAAGCCTGCTGCGCAGGCTGCGGTCGCGGTCGCCGTGCACGAGGGCCGACCATTCCGCGCTGCCGCCGCGACCGCATGCGGTTGAAGCCTCGCGCAGTTTGCGAGGCTTTCCAATGTTCCAGCCGCGGGTTTACCCGCCTGTCCCAAGCCCGGTGAAGACGAGTATTAGCCGACCGTTAGCCGTTCATCCCCCCATCCAACCATCCGGCGGCGACGTGCAACCAATCCCCGTCCGCTACCGTACGTGGCGCAAGCTTCCCGACGAACCCGAATCTCCGAACCGATACACGACGATGCGCATCCGCACCCTCCTCTCCATCGCCCTGACCTCCGTGGCGATGACGGCACCGCTCGCCGCTCAGGCGCCGAAGCCGGCGGCTCAGCCCTCGCGGGCGCTGGACGCCGCCACCCGCCGCGCCGTGGTCGACAGCGCGGCGAAGCTGCTGGCCTCGAACTACGCCTTCGCCGACACGGGGCAGATGCTGGCCGCGCACCTGCGCGCGCGCCTGGCCTCCGGCGCGTTCGACGGCGCGCGCACCGAGGAGCAGCTCGGCGAGATCCTGACGCGCGAGATGCAGGCGTTCAACCACGACGGCCACCTGTACGCCGCGTACCGCCCCGCGCCGGGCTCGGCCGCGGCTGCGATGCTGGCGGCGTGGCGCAACGGCAACCCGCTGCGCGG from the Longimicrobium sp. genome contains:
- a CDS encoding thiamine pyrophosphate-dependent enzyme, producing the protein MKRFAAYDPPEYLDWTPDPDLLRQYRERIDADPARREVIRALDQDALLAIYAGLLRNRLHDVALKRWVKNGVISKAWLGVGEEAVTIGPVHALRRTGEDRDVVAPMIRNAGACHEMGMPVAEIFRTYLGTSDSPSGGRDLHVGDLEYGVLPPISNIGDVPPVIAGVALSFLQRGQDRVGMTWIGDGSTKNAGIHEAINFAGVKRLPVIFIIQNNQVALGTRVGVHSAGAFDDWPAMYGVAGGRFDGNHVLDAFAAARLAADRARAGEGATLLVTDTFRMGGHATHDEREARSLFPPETFRDWGKRDPVGMFEAWLEGEGVGRDVLERIEAEVTAEVDAAAEEALKSREAAMPAGETAELGVYATA
- a CDS encoding PPK2 family polyphosphate kinase, which codes for MKLKPVKQRERIRLRDAEAARPDGLPDDDVLEEKTRQLGERLERYQAALYAEAKRALLVVFQARDAGGKDGAIKRVFGPLNPQGSYVQSFKAPSEDELAHDYLWRVHNFVPQKGYIGIFNRSHYEDVLVPRVQELVPPKVWKRRFRQINDFERMLAENGITILKFFLHVSRDEQKKRFLERLDDPAKNWKFRPGDLDARAKWREYSRAYADVISRCSTPWAPWFIVPADDKRVRDYLVARTVVRALRRMDPQFPKADPEVLAWREKIE